The following are encoded in a window of Flavobacterium sp. WC2421 genomic DNA:
- a CDS encoding DEAD/DEAH box helicase, translated as MLFEDLSLSKSIQKAVFEQGYINPTPIQEQSIPLVLAGKDMIGCAQTGTGKTAAFAIPIIHQLHRIVGSSKKAKQIRALVVTPTRELAVQIGQSFDTYAKYTNLTQLTIFGGVSQNPQVDTLKNGIDILIATPGRLLDLHKQGFIDLDHLHTLVLDEADQMLDMGFVNDVKKIVKLTPKNRQTLFFSATMPMAIRELAEMFLTNPETVTVSPVSSTAENVEQHVYFVEKTEKRNLLYHLIKNQDLSDVLVFSRTKHGADNVVKALRKNNIAAEAIHGDKSQNARQRVLEAFKNKEVGVLVATDIAARGIDIDQLPYVINFDLPNIPETYVHRIGRTGRAGNGGISISFCSKDEHGYWKDIQKLIKVDVKTVSDHPYPWHSGSPETAPGTSNKPKNSNRSGGAHKSRKSDASKQNKKRWY; from the coding sequence ATGTTATTCGAAGATTTATCACTTTCAAAAAGTATACAAAAAGCCGTATTTGAACAAGGCTATATCAATCCCACTCCTATTCAAGAGCAATCTATTCCGCTAGTTTTGGCTGGAAAAGATATGATCGGCTGTGCACAAACAGGAACTGGAAAAACAGCAGCATTTGCAATCCCCATTATACATCAATTACATCGTATTGTTGGCTCTTCTAAAAAAGCTAAACAAATTCGTGCGCTAGTGGTCACACCTACAAGAGAGCTAGCAGTTCAAATAGGGCAAAGTTTTGATACTTATGCTAAATATACCAATTTAACTCAGCTTACCATTTTTGGAGGAGTTTCGCAAAACCCACAAGTCGATACATTAAAAAATGGTATTGACATTTTAATTGCTACACCTGGAAGGTTACTTGATTTACATAAACAAGGTTTTATTGACTTAGACCATTTACATACATTAGTTCTTGATGAAGCAGACCAAATGCTTGACATGGGATTTGTAAATGATGTGAAAAAAATCGTCAAACTAACACCTAAAAATAGACAAACCTTATTTTTCTCTGCCACTATGCCAATGGCTATTCGAGAATTGGCCGAAATGTTTTTAACAAATCCTGAAACAGTAACAGTTTCCCCAGTGTCATCAACAGCTGAAAATGTAGAACAACATGTTTACTTTGTTGAAAAAACGGAAAAAAGAAACTTGTTATATCACTTGATTAAAAATCAAGACTTGTCAGATGTTTTAGTTTTTTCAAGGACAAAACACGGTGCAGATAATGTTGTAAAAGCATTACGAAAAAATAATATTGCAGCTGAAGCCATACATGGTGATAAATCTCAAAATGCGAGACAACGCGTTTTAGAAGCATTCAAAAATAAAGAAGTTGGAGTGCTTGTAGCTACTGACATTGCTGCTCGCGGTATTGATATTGATCAATTGCCCTATGTTATTAATTTTGACTTGCCCAATATACCAGAAACTTATGTTCACCGTATTGGTAGAACAGGACGCGCAGGAAATGGTGGGATATCAATTTCTTTTTGCAGTAAAGACGAACATGGGTATTGGAAGGATATTCAAAAATTAATTAAAGTAGATGTAAAAACGGTTAGTGATCATCCCTATCCATGGCACTCAGGTAGTCCTGAAACTGCTCCAGGAACATCTAACAAACCAAAAAATTCAAATCGAAGTGGCGGTGCTCACAAATCAAGAAAATCTGATGCTTCAAAACAGAATAAAAAACGATGGTATTAA
- a CDS encoding ammonium transporter, with amino-acid sequence MRKIILSVILIALLVLSLCTNFMLSENPIPLDAVKFDTGDTAWMIVATALVLIMTPGLGFFYGGMVGKKNVISTMLQSFMAMIIVTVLWVIVGFSLSFGTSIGGFIGNPTDYFMFKNVGITTAWGTIPFMLFALFQAKFAIITPALITGAFAERIRFWAYMLFMVLFIIFVYAPLCHMTWHADGFFYKMGVLDFAGGTVVHMSAGWAALAGAMFLGKRKGQKSNPARITYVLLGTGLLWFGWFGFNAGSALAANGLAVQALGTTTVAAAAAGMAWVFFDKILGHKVSAMGACIGAVVGLVAITPAAGFVSIPNAIFIGVFSSLVSNIVVSKFPKGKIDDALDVFACHGVGGMTGMLLTGVFASKAINPAVTDQGLIFGETTLFIHQLTALVIVSVFAFSVSYFLFFIVNKITPLRVTEDKEELGLDISQHGEFL; translated from the coding sequence ATGAGAAAAATTATTTTAAGCGTAATTCTTATCGCTCTATTGGTCTTATCACTCTGTACCAATTTCATGTTGTCCGAAAATCCAATTCCATTAGATGCAGTAAAATTTGACACTGGAGATACAGCTTGGATGATTGTTGCAACTGCACTTGTATTAATAATGACTCCTGGACTAGGTTTCTTCTACGGAGGAATGGTAGGAAAAAAGAATGTCATTAGCACCATGTTACAAAGCTTCATGGCAATGATAATTGTTACTGTACTTTGGGTAATCGTTGGATTCAGTTTATCTTTTGGAACTTCAATAGGAGGCTTCATAGGTAACCCTACAGATTATTTCATGTTTAAAAATGTTGGGATTACAACAGCTTGGGGAACCATTCCATTTATGCTTTTTGCTTTATTTCAAGCAAAATTTGCAATTATCACTCCAGCCTTAATAACTGGTGCATTTGCTGAGAGAATTCGTTTTTGGGCTTATATGTTGTTCATGGTTTTATTTATCATTTTTGTATATGCTCCATTATGTCATATGACTTGGCATGCAGATGGTTTTTTCTATAAAATGGGAGTATTGGATTTCGCTGGAGGAACTGTAGTACACATGAGTGCTGGATGGGCTGCTTTAGCTGGAGCAATGTTTTTAGGAAAAAGAAAAGGTCAAAAATCAAATCCTGCTCGTATTACTTATGTATTATTAGGAACAGGATTGTTATGGTTTGGTTGGTTCGGATTTAATGCTGGTTCTGCTCTTGCTGCAAACGGATTAGCAGTGCAAGCTTTAGGAACTACAACAGTTGCTGCAGCTGCTGCTGGTATGGCTTGGGTTTTCTTTGATAAAATTCTTGGACATAAAGTATCTGCAATGGGTGCTTGTATTGGTGCAGTAGTAGGACTTGTAGCTATTACTCCTGCAGCAGGATTCGTTAGTATTCCCAATGCAATTTTCATAGGTGTATTTAGTAGTTTAGTAAGTAATATTGTAGTAAGTAAATTTCCTAAAGGTAAAATTGATGATGCATTAGATGTATTTGCTTGTCATGGTGTTGGTGGTATGACTGGAATGTTATTAACTGGTGTTTTTGCATCAAAAGCAATAAATCCAGCAGTTACAGACCAAGGACTAATTTTTGGTGAAACAACTTTATTTATACACCAATTAACGGCTTTAGTAATTGTATCTGTATTTGCTTTTTCTGTTTCTTATTTCCTTTTCTTTATTGTAAATAAAATCACTCCTTTAAGAGTAACTGAAGACAAAGAAGAGTTAGGTTTAGATATTTCTCAACACGGAGAGTTTTTGTAG
- a CDS encoding formimidoylglutamase, producing MEKILPFTTNDLAKITNHRSGEIKFGEKMITVPKGTDPLSFLKTSEAKYVLLGIPEDIGIRANFGRPGAASAWEIAIKNIANIQHNRFCKGNQIIILGQMNVCEEMKEVEHLDFNDIDDRSKLSQLVEKIDKDVSHIIFNIIKAGKTPIIIGGGHNNSYGNIKGTALAKGKPINAINFDAHSDFRILEGRHSGNGFSYAYEEGFLKKYFVFGLHENYTSKSVLDIIKKTEDRVRYNTYDSLKIRQEKNFNEEMNIALEFIKTDTFGIEIDLDAIPNIASSAMTLSGFSVEELRQFISFFGKHKNAAYLHICEGAPDLGEEKNNHLIGKLIGYLITDFIKSSQ from the coding sequence ATGGAAAAAATTCTACCTTTTACTACGAATGATCTTGCAAAAATTACTAACCATAGAAGTGGTGAAATAAAATTTGGAGAAAAGATGATTACTGTACCAAAAGGAACTGACCCACTTTCATTTTTAAAAACATCAGAAGCTAAATATGTTTTATTGGGAATCCCAGAAGATATTGGTATTAGAGCCAATTTTGGAAGACCAGGCGCTGCATCGGCATGGGAGATTGCTATAAAAAATATTGCTAACATTCAACACAATCGCTTTTGCAAAGGAAATCAAATAATTATCCTTGGTCAAATGAATGTTTGTGAAGAAATGAAGGAGGTCGAACATTTAGATTTTAATGATATTGATGATCGTTCCAAATTGAGTCAATTAGTTGAAAAAATAGACAAAGACGTTTCTCATATTATCTTTAATATTATAAAAGCTGGAAAAACACCTATAATTATTGGTGGAGGTCATAATAATTCATACGGCAATATTAAAGGAACTGCTTTAGCAAAAGGGAAACCTATAAATGCCATCAATTTTGATGCACATTCCGATTTTAGAATTCTTGAAGGTCGTCATAGTGGGAATGGTTTTTCATATGCATACGAAGAAGGTTTTTTGAAAAAATATTTTGTTTTTGGCTTACATGAAAATTACACCTCCAAAAGCGTTTTGGACATTATAAAAAAAACGGAGGATCGTGTACGGTATAATACTTATGACAGCCTAAAAATTAGACAAGAAAAAAATTTTAATGAAGAAATGAATATAGCATTAGAATTTATTAAGACTGATACTTTTGGAATTGAAATAGATTTAGATGCCATACCAAATATAGCAAGTAGTGCAATGACTTTAAGTGGTTTCTCCGTTGAAGAATTAAGACAATTCATTTCTTTTTTTGGAAAACACAAGAATGCTGCCTATTTACATATTTGTGAAGGTGCTCCCGATTTAGGCGAAGAGAAAAACAATCATTTAATTGGTAAATTAATAGGTTATTTAATTACTGATTTTATCAAGTCAAGTCAATAA